Proteins from a genomic interval of bacterium:
- a CDS encoding acyl-CoA/acyl-ACP dehydrogenase produces MDLSLDESQQILVDTFSEMLEKECPTTHVRDHEDTGYSESLWAQYCELGANVMGLPETAGGLEMSLLDLGLVANLSGRALAPVPFLEVATVGRLLAKIAPEHALRARLAEGEPAASIALPRPNAVLGTATTAGGRTLIPFGTIAESVLALDGDALFVAENGKARRSDRVQDIGGGALAHWNLDFGTDALVLATGDDAAAAMRRADAEWKLLAGFWLTGIAQRALQIGSEYARERIQFGVPIGGFQAIAHPLAECAIRTDGAELLCQEAAWADTEDPDRFEMLCSMAFAWGSQTAIRNADIALHTHGGYGFSTEYDIQLFYRRARALSSIAGGATEELQTVAELCFDRDGSGQAPSLLGGAQ; encoded by the coding sequence ATGGATCTCTCCCTCGACGAATCCCAACAGATTCTCGTCGACACCTTCTCCGAGATGCTCGAGAAGGAATGTCCGACGACCCACGTCCGCGATCACGAGGACACCGGCTACTCCGAGTCGCTCTGGGCGCAGTACTGCGAGCTCGGCGCGAACGTGATGGGCCTGCCGGAGACCGCCGGCGGTCTCGAGATGTCGCTGCTCGACCTCGGCCTCGTCGCGAACCTCTCCGGACGCGCGCTCGCCCCGGTGCCCTTCCTCGAGGTCGCGACGGTCGGACGGCTGCTCGCGAAGATCGCGCCGGAGCACGCCCTGCGCGCCCGCCTCGCCGAGGGCGAGCCCGCCGCGTCGATCGCCCTGCCCCGCCCGAACGCGGTCCTCGGAACCGCGACGACCGCGGGCGGACGCACGCTGATCCCCTTCGGCACGATCGCGGAGTCCGTCCTCGCCCTCGACGGGGACGCGCTCTTCGTCGCGGAGAACGGGAAGGCCCGCCGCTCCGATCGCGTGCAGGACATCGGCGGCGGTGCCCTCGCCCACTGGAACCTCGATTTCGGAACCGACGCCCTCGTGCTCGCGACCGGAGACGACGCGGCCGCGGCCATGCGCCGGGCCGACGCCGAGTGGAAGCTCCTCGCCGGCTTCTGGCTGACGGGGATCGCCCAGCGCGCCCTGCAGATCGGCTCCGAGTACGCCCGGGAACGGATCCAGTTCGGCGTGCCGATCGGTGGCTTCCAGGCGATCGCCCATCCGCTCGCCGAATGCGCGATCCGCACCGACGGCGCAGAGCTGCTCTGTCAGGAAGCGGCCTGGGCCGACACCGAGGACCCCGATCGCTTCGAGATGCTCTGCTCGATGGCTTTCGCCTGGGGCTCGCAGACGGCGATCCGAAACGCGGACATCGCCCTCCACACCCACGGCGGATACGGCTTCTCGACCGAATACGACATCCAGCTCTTCTACCGCCGCGCGCGGGCCCTCTCGTCGATCGCGGGCGGCGCCACCGAAGAGCTCCAGACCGTCGCGGAACTCTGCTTCGATCGCGACGGGAGCGGCCAGGCCCCGTCGCTCCTCGGAGGTGCGCAGTAA
- a CDS encoding Zn-ribbon domain-containing OB-fold protein, which produces MTTTDDTPARPPIPRTEISQGFWDAIAEGRLAIQRCTDCGLLRHYPQLRCPACHSDASDWQTVSGRGRVHSYTVSHRAFHPAWKDHVPYVIATIELDEGVRMVCDLLDADPETIAIDQAVEVRFEDLPGQGPVPRFEVLDDADRG; this is translated from the coding sequence ATGACGACGACCGACGACACGCCGGCGCGCCCGCCGATTCCCAGGACCGAGATCAGCCAGGGCTTCTGGGACGCGATCGCGGAGGGCCGCCTCGCGATCCAGCGCTGCACGGACTGCGGCCTGCTCCGCCACTACCCCCAGCTGCGCTGTCCCGCCTGCCACTCCGACGCTTCGGACTGGCAGACGGTCTCCGGGCGCGGACGCGTCCATTCCTATACCGTCTCGCACCGCGCCTTCCACCCCGCCTGGAAGGATCACGTGCCCTACGTGATCGCGACGATCGAGCTCGACGAGGGCGTCCGGATGGTCTGCGACCTGCTGGACGCGGATCCCGAGACGATCGCGATCGACCAGGCGGTCGAAGTCCGTTTCGAGGACCTTCCAGGGCAGGGCCCGGTCCCCCGCTTCGAAGTCCTCGACGACGCGGATCGGGGCTAG
- a CDS encoding transporter: MPSLASLRAKTAIVGIGQTPFTRGTELTTLGLHLEAAHEAIADAGLTPADIDGVMPNELAGTVAEDFILELGLPNLAFSSTIRTGGASFVSAIQSAALAVAAGIATNVLLVAGRRGYSAQRVSKTSEGAIPPHPVMRQIDEFERPFGNTVAAQWFAQAARRHMHEYGTTSEDFGHIAVAVRGHANLNPRALMHEKTMTLEQHQASPFISDPLRLFDCSLETDGATALVITSAERAKDAKKPAVPILGVGEGHGDPPTSITHKRDLTRIEGLERAAERAYAMAGLGPDAIDCAQIYDGFTWIVLASLEACGFCAAGEGGGFVRDGRIALGGVLPVNTSGGLLSEGHCSGANLVSEAVRQLRREVEPARQVRDCARVLVTGEGDFHEGAALILGESA, from the coding sequence ATGCCCTCCCTCGCGTCCCTCCGCGCAAAGACCGCCATCGTCGGCATCGGCCAGACCCCGTTCACCCGCGGAACCGAGCTCACGACCCTGGGCCTCCATCTCGAGGCCGCCCACGAAGCGATCGCCGATGCCGGGCTCACGCCGGCGGACATCGACGGCGTGATGCCGAACGAGCTCGCGGGGACCGTCGCCGAGGATTTCATCCTCGAGCTCGGCCTCCCGAACCTCGCCTTTTCCTCCACGATCCGGACCGGCGGCGCGAGCTTCGTGTCGGCGATCCAGAGCGCGGCCCTCGCCGTCGCCGCGGGGATCGCGACGAACGTCCTGCTCGTCGCCGGTCGCCGCGGCTACTCCGCCCAGCGCGTGTCGAAGACCAGCGAGGGCGCGATCCCGCCCCACCCGGTCATGCGCCAGATCGACGAGTTCGAGCGCCCCTTCGGCAATACGGTCGCCGCCCAGTGGTTCGCCCAGGCCGCCCGTCGGCACATGCACGAATACGGCACCACGAGCGAGGACTTCGGCCACATCGCCGTCGCCGTCCGCGGCCACGCCAACCTGAACCCGCGCGCCCTCATGCACGAGAAGACGATGACCCTGGAGCAGCACCAGGCCTCGCCCTTCATCTCGGATCCGCTCCGTCTCTTCGACTGCTCCCTCGAGACCGATGGCGCGACCGCCCTCGTGATCACGAGCGCAGAGCGGGCGAAGGACGCGAAGAAGCCCGCCGTCCCAATCCTCGGCGTCGGTGAGGGACACGGTGATCCGCCGACCTCGATCACCCACAAGCGGGATCTCACGCGGATCGAGGGACTCGAACGCGCGGCCGAGCGGGCCTACGCCATGGCGGGCCTGGGACCCGACGCCATCGACTGCGCCCAGATCTACGACGGCTTCACCTGGATCGTGCTCGCGAGCCTCGAGGCGTGCGGCTTCTGCGCGGCCGGCGAGGGCGGCGGGTTCGTTCGGGACGGACGGATCGCACTCGGGGGAGTGCTTCCGGTGAACACCTCCGGCGGGCTCCTCTCGGAAGGCCACTGCTCGGGGGCGAACCTGGTGAGCGAAGCGGTCCGCCAGCTCCGGCGGGAGGTCGAACCCGCCCGCCAGGTCCGGGACTGCGCGCGCGTCCTCGTCACCGGCGAGGGCGATTTCCACGAGGGCGCGGCGTTGATCCTGGGAGAGAGCGCATGA
- a CDS encoding LLM class flavin-dependent oxidoreductase — MGIFVSETWGPGSTLDEIRARAVQAERLGYPSAWVPYLPWSLDAFASMQAAGAATSRIEIGSAVIPTFFFHPLAMARQAVTAQAAIGRPLHLGIGCSNPAIVAMHGLAFERPARHVQEYLEILNAAFEVGAKPAGPREQAGFVQHAGEIFELGSIYGTPGAAPMGSVLVGAIGPKMLEVTGTFADGVIGTWCDEGAIERDVAPPVRAAAKAAGRRAPVVASVIATAIVPRARTEEAREAAQAEFGFYEQNMPYKRVIDSGDAERIADVAVIGDEEEVARRLRAYRDAGLTDFLAAPYTVAGASWASTAEKLASLDV, encoded by the coding sequence GTGGGCATCTTCGTTTCGGAGACGTGGGGACCGGGGTCGACGCTCGACGAGATCCGTGCGCGCGCGGTGCAGGCGGAGCGCCTGGGCTACCCGAGCGCGTGGGTGCCCTACCTGCCGTGGTCCCTGGACGCGTTCGCTTCGATGCAGGCGGCGGGGGCAGCAACGTCGCGGATCGAGATCGGGTCCGCGGTGATCCCGACCTTCTTCTTCCATCCCCTGGCCATGGCGCGTCAGGCGGTGACGGCCCAGGCGGCGATCGGCCGCCCGCTCCATCTCGGGATCGGCTGCTCGAACCCGGCGATCGTCGCCATGCACGGGCTCGCCTTCGAGCGTCCCGCGCGTCACGTGCAGGAATACCTCGAGATCCTGAACGCGGCCTTCGAGGTCGGGGCGAAGCCCGCGGGTCCGCGAGAGCAGGCCGGCTTCGTCCAGCACGCGGGAGAGATCTTCGAGCTCGGCTCGATCTACGGAACGCCCGGTGCTGCGCCGATGGGCTCGGTCCTGGTCGGCGCGATCGGACCGAAGATGCTCGAGGTCACGGGGACCTTCGCGGACGGCGTGATCGGGACCTGGTGCGACGAAGGCGCGATCGAACGCGACGTCGCGCCCCCGGTGCGCGCGGCCGCCAAGGCGGCGGGCCGTCGGGCGCCGGTCGTGGCGAGCGTGATCGCGACGGCGATCGTACCCAGGGCGCGCACGGAAGAGGCGCGCGAGGCTGCGCAGGCGGAGTTCGGCTTCTACGAGCAGAACATGCCCTACAAGCGGGTCATCGATTCGGGAGATGCCGAGCGGATCGCGGACGTGGCCGTGATTGGGGACGAGGAAGAGGTCGCGCGGAGGCTGCGCGCGTACCGGGACGCGGGACTGACCGACTTCCTGGCCGCGCCGTACACGGTCGCGGGGGCGAGCTGGGCGTCGACGGCGGAGAAGCTCGCTTCGCTCGACGTCTGA
- a CDS encoding superinfection immunity protein, with protein MEFLVLALFIFYLAPWVLAESIEHRRANAILFLNLGLGWTGVGWLAAAGWVYRDWPREATPPSLVLVRPGPAVQPPNWRRAIGPALVSLALVAGVATVAGLSPGTTEPDWEIGEVDRANARVHMGAGSDWPEIGRLDPRCRVRVLDREGGWLHVWRLEDCGAGMTGGSGWVRMEALRSAAKSEP; from the coding sequence ATGGAATTTCTCGTTCTCGCGCTCTTCATCTTCTACCTGGCGCCGTGGGTGCTGGCGGAGAGCATCGAGCATCGCCGAGCGAACGCGATCCTCTTCCTCAACCTGGGGCTCGGCTGGACGGGGGTCGGCTGGCTCGCCGCCGCGGGCTGGGTCTATCGCGACTGGCCGCGCGAGGCGACGCCGCCGAGCCTCGTGCTGGTCCGGCCGGGTCCAGCCGTGCAGCCGCCGAATTGGCGCCGCGCGATCGGGCCCGCGCTCGTCTCGCTCGCCCTCGTCGCCGGCGTGGCGACCGTTGCCGGGTTGAGCCCCGGAACCACCGAGCCGGACTGGGAGATCGGTGAAGTCGACCGCGCGAACGCCCGCGTCCACATGGGGGCGGGGTCGGACTGGCCCGAGATCGGCCGACTCGACCCCCGCTGCCGCGTCCGCGTTCTCGATCGGGAGGGCGGATGGCTTCACGTGTGGCGCCTCGAGGACTGCGGCGCGGGCATGACCGGCGGATCGGGATGGGTCCGTATGGAAGCCCTCCGATCCGCCGCGAAGTCCGAGCCCTAG
- a CDS encoding VOC family protein, translated as MSATDTPADLGTLGLPPIDQVGFVVRSIAETKARYGAMFGPWTEMDGSVEDADYRGRKEDVTLSILFGHSGDLEIEFIEWKDGHSPHREFIEAGREGMHHLRYRVDDTDAWIEKVAPLGYRPIWYKQFTADTVFAYLEREGDPLLIEFLTMPAAGPGTA; from the coding sequence GTGTCCGCCACCGATACGCCTGCCGACCTCGGAACCCTGGGTCTCCCCCCGATCGACCAGGTGGGCTTCGTCGTCCGCTCGATCGCGGAGACCAAGGCGCGCTATGGCGCGATGTTCGGTCCCTGGACCGAGATGGACGGCTCCGTCGAGGACGCCGACTACCGCGGTCGCAAGGAAGACGTCACGCTCTCGATCCTCTTCGGTCACTCCGGTGATCTCGAGATCGAGTTCATCGAGTGGAAGGACGGACACAGCCCCCACCGCGAGTTCATCGAAGCGGGCCGCGAGGGCATGCATCATCTGCGCTATCGCGTGGACGACACCGACGCCTGGATCGAGAAGGTCGCGCCGCTCGGCTACCGCCCGATCTGGTACAAGCAGTTCACCGCGGACACGGTCTTCGCGTACCTCGAGCGCGAGGGCGATCCGCTGCTGATCGAGTTCCTCACGATGCCCGCCGCCGGACCCGGCACCGCATAG